In Nitrospira sp., a single genomic region encodes these proteins:
- a CDS encoding caspase family protein, whose protein sequence is MKPCRMERAWLALMFLALATGIQACAPTKLPLNTSVPSMKMKKFPVSAALVVPDQLRNQVSTYDVSCAGNYEIPIGNELETGMAETLSPLFETVDVVNDKGLAVGHYDVVVEPKALELAADGHCLSRRFLYLLGPFYIFTSPTDSFEGRAAVPVTVMDRQGQAIITETFKSKTHNQDALFQTSADKDRAVTIALRESIIDALQQMGRGLANSPQLVAYARNVPQKPADRATTTVTRAERSSDVDILPPGAGKRQSTRYAVIIGIEQYRQSLPAVEFASHDAYILREYLTKSLGYPDENVVMVVNERAAKSDLEKYIERWLPNRVDKDSSLLIYYSGHGAPNPATQEGFLVPYDGDPTFLEITGYPLKRLYEQLAKLPAREILVVLDSCFSGSGGRSVIAKGARPLVISMENPVLTGDKIVVLTASSASQISSTYDQKNHGLFTYFFLKGLQGAADTNKDGRIEISELYGYVKPEVERVARREYNNDQVPQLIGSPDVLKRGVQLLDRVSQ, encoded by the coding sequence ATGAAACCCTGTCGGATGGAAAGGGCTTGGCTGGCCCTTATGTTTCTGGCCTTGGCGACAGGCATCCAAGCCTGCGCGCCGACCAAGCTCCCGTTGAACACCTCAGTTCCTTCGATGAAGATGAAGAAGTTTCCGGTCAGCGCCGCGCTGGTGGTTCCCGACCAGCTTCGGAATCAGGTCTCCACGTACGACGTATCTTGCGCAGGGAATTACGAGATTCCCATCGGAAACGAGCTCGAAACAGGAATGGCGGAGACCCTCTCGCCCTTGTTCGAAACCGTCGATGTCGTCAACGACAAGGGGCTGGCCGTCGGCCACTATGACGTGGTGGTCGAGCCCAAAGCTCTGGAGCTGGCGGCGGATGGACATTGCTTGTCCAGAAGGTTCCTCTACCTCCTCGGCCCGTTCTACATATTCACCAGTCCGACCGACAGTTTTGAAGGGCGCGCCGCAGTGCCGGTGACCGTGATGGACCGGCAGGGTCAAGCGATCATCACGGAAACCTTCAAATCCAAGACCCATAACCAAGACGCCCTGTTCCAAACCAGCGCGGACAAGGACCGCGCGGTCACGATCGCTCTGCGTGAATCGATCATCGACGCCCTGCAACAGATGGGGCGGGGGCTCGCCAACTCGCCGCAGTTGGTTGCGTACGCGCGAAACGTTCCCCAAAAACCGGCCGATCGAGCGACGACCACTGTGACTCGCGCGGAACGATCAAGCGATGTGGACATTCTTCCGCCGGGGGCGGGAAAACGACAAAGCACGCGCTACGCCGTCATCATCGGGATCGAGCAATATCGCCAGAGCCTGCCGGCTGTCGAATTCGCCTCGCACGACGCGTACATTCTGAGGGAATATCTGACGAAGTCTCTGGGCTACCCTGACGAGAACGTCGTGATGGTCGTCAATGAACGGGCCGCCAAGAGCGATTTGGAAAAGTATATCGAGCGCTGGCTCCCCAACCGTGTGGACAAGGATAGCAGCCTGCTGATCTACTACTCCGGTCACGGCGCTCCGAATCCGGCAACTCAAGAGGGATTCCTGGTTCCGTATGACGGCGACCCGACTTTTCTGGAAATTACCGGGTACCCGCTGAAACGGCTCTACGAACAATTGGCAAAATTGCCGGCCCGAGAGATCCTGGTCGTGCTCGATTCCTGCTTCTCCGGCTCCGGAGGACGATCGGTGATTGCGAAGGGCGCTCGGCCGCTCGTGATCAGTATGGAGAACCCGGTCCTGACCGGCGACAAGATCGTAGTGCTGACGGCCAGCTCCGCGTCACAGATTTCCAGCACCTATGATCAAAAAAATCACGGCCTGTTTACCTATTTCTTCCTCAAGGGTCTGCAGGGTGCGGCTGATACGAATAAAGACGGCAGGATCGAGATCTCGGAACTCTACGGCTATGTGAAACCGGAAGTCGAACGGGTGGCACGACGAGAATACAACAACGATCAGGTGCCGCAGTTGATCGGCAGCCCCGACGTGCTCAAGCGAGGGGTGCAGCTACTGGACCGAGTCAGCCAGTGA
- a CDS encoding YkgJ family cysteine cluster protein, translating to MKSPLRNLPLVGPIEARYDRQSAFSYACRACCRCCHDKIIHLNPYEVGRLAMNRGITTTEFLSRHTESNGTSLRRDEEGACVFLAPQGCAVHADRPLVCRLYPLGRRVTAEGAERFHELIPHPQTEGEYGTSGTVDAFLSRQGAHPFIEAVDRYIELVARMAAALVAKTGGAGGSQREVGDVMSQLASSDGKDIPDWLDMDLVVGRYCEQNGLIGPTQVEQKLALHIQAIVAWMEAV from the coding sequence TTGAAGTCGCCGCTGCGTAACCTTCCTCTTGTCGGGCCGATAGAAGCCCGGTACGACCGGCAGAGCGCGTTTTCCTACGCCTGTCGCGCCTGCTGCCGCTGTTGCCACGATAAGATCATTCACCTCAATCCGTATGAAGTCGGCCGGCTGGCCATGAACCGAGGGATCACGACGACCGAGTTTCTGTCCCGCCACACGGAATCCAACGGCACGTCGCTCCGACGGGACGAGGAGGGTGCTTGCGTGTTTCTGGCTCCTCAGGGATGCGCCGTGCACGCCGATCGCCCCTTGGTCTGCCGACTCTATCCGCTGGGACGACGGGTGACGGCAGAGGGAGCGGAGCGGTTTCATGAGCTGATCCCTCATCCACAGACCGAAGGGGAATACGGGACGAGCGGAACGGTCGACGCGTTCCTGTCGCGGCAAGGAGCGCACCCGTTCATCGAAGCGGTCGACCGGTACATCGAGCTGGTCGCGCGCATGGCCGCCGCCTTGGTCGCCAAAACAGGCGGCGCCGGCGGATCTCAGCGCGAGGTTGGTGATGTCATGAGCCAGTTGGCAAGCAGCGATGGGAAAGACATTCCCGACTGGCTGGATATGGACCTGGTCGTCGGCCGGTATTGCGAGCAGAACGGGCTGATCGGGCCGACACAGGTGGAACAGAAGTTGGCGCTGCACATCCAGGCTATCGTAGCCTGGATGGAAGCCGTCTAA